One genomic region from uncultured Subdoligranulum sp. encodes:
- a CDS encoding phosphoketolase family protein — translation MIMNSTELQKINAYWRAANYLAAGQLYLLDNPLLRRPLTRDDVKKKIVGHWGTVPGQNFVYVHLNRIIKKYDQDLILISGPGHGGNFFVANAYLDGTYSEVYPNISRDEEGMRRLFKQFSFPGGISSHVAPETPGSINEGGELGYSIAHAFGAVFDNPDLIAAVTVGDGEAETGPLATSWQSNKFLNPKGDGAVLPILHLNGYKISNPTIFGRMTHEEIEHFFLGCSWKPYFVEGDDPMTMHAKMAETLDTVIEEIHDIQRRARAGEEMGHIQWPMIVLRTPKGWTGPKVVDGKPIEGTFRAHQVPIDITVGTPNQEEHLKQIEEWLRSYHPEELFDENGTLIPELQELAPKGDRRIAANPHANGGKLLRDLRTPDFKDYAVELPAPGSVEKQDMIELGGYIRDLFRLNADAKNFRIFGPDETMSNRLYKCFEATNRDWNSTTVPGDEFLASDGRIMDSMLSEHMCEGWLEGYLLTGRHGFFASYESFIRVVDSMVAQHAKWLKVCNQLPWRQSIASLNLILSSNVWQQDHNGFTHQDPGFLDHIANKKADVVRLYLPPDANCLLSCFDHCIRSRDYVNVLVTSKHPRPQWLTMEQAVKHCTQGVGIWEWASNDAGQEPDVVMACCGDTPTLETLAAVSILRKALPELKIRVVNVVDLMKLEPATKHPHGLTDADYDALFTKDKPIIFAFHGYPTLIHELTYNRTNRNLSVHGYQEEGTITTPFDMRVQNEIDRFHLVKDAVLHLPQLGNRGAYLVQEMNDKLVEHKNYIHEVGQDLPEILDWKWES, via the coding sequence ATGATCATGAACAGCACCGAACTGCAAAAGATCAACGCCTACTGGCGTGCTGCCAACTACCTGGCAGCGGGACAGCTCTACCTGCTGGACAATCCTCTCCTGCGCCGTCCGCTCACCCGCGATGACGTGAAGAAGAAGATTGTCGGGCACTGGGGCACCGTACCCGGTCAGAACTTTGTGTACGTGCACCTGAACCGCATTATCAAGAAGTATGACCAGGACCTCATCCTGATCTCCGGTCCGGGTCACGGCGGCAACTTCTTTGTGGCCAACGCCTACCTGGACGGCACCTACAGCGAGGTCTACCCCAACATCAGCCGTGACGAGGAAGGCATGCGCCGTCTGTTCAAGCAGTTCAGCTTCCCGGGCGGCATCTCCAGCCACGTGGCCCCCGAGACCCCGGGCTCCATCAACGAGGGCGGCGAACTGGGCTACTCCATCGCCCATGCCTTCGGCGCTGTCTTTGACAACCCCGACCTGATCGCCGCGGTTACCGTGGGCGACGGCGAGGCCGAGACCGGGCCTCTCGCCACCAGCTGGCAGTCCAACAAGTTCCTGAACCCCAAGGGTGACGGCGCCGTGCTGCCCATCCTGCACCTGAACGGCTACAAGATTTCCAATCCCACCATCTTCGGCCGCATGACCCACGAGGAGATCGAGCACTTCTTCCTGGGCTGCTCCTGGAAGCCCTACTTTGTCGAGGGCGACGACCCCATGACGATGCACGCCAAGATGGCCGAGACGCTGGACACCGTCATCGAGGAGATCCACGACATCCAGCGCCGTGCCCGCGCCGGCGAGGAGATGGGCCACATCCAGTGGCCGATGATCGTGCTGCGCACCCCCAAGGGCTGGACCGGCCCGAAGGTGGTGGACGGCAAGCCCATCGAGGGCACCTTCCGCGCCCATCAGGTTCCCATCGACATCACGGTGGGCACCCCCAATCAGGAAGAGCACCTGAAGCAGATCGAGGAATGGCTGCGCAGCTACCATCCCGAGGAGCTGTTCGACGAGAACGGCACCCTGATCCCCGAGCTGCAGGAACTGGCGCCCAAGGGCGACCGCCGCATCGCGGCCAACCCCCACGCCAACGGCGGCAAGCTGCTGCGTGACCTGCGCACCCCCGACTTCAAGGACTATGCCGTGGAGCTGCCCGCCCCCGGCAGCGTGGAAAAGCAGGATATGATCGAACTGGGCGGCTACATCCGTGACCTGTTCCGCCTGAACGCCGACGCCAAGAACTTCCGCATCTTCGGACCTGACGAGACGATGTCCAACCGTCTGTACAAGTGCTTCGAAGCCACCAACCGTGACTGGAACTCCACCACGGTGCCCGGCGACGAGTTCCTGGCCAGCGACGGCCGCATCATGGACTCCATGCTGTCCGAGCATATGTGCGAGGGCTGGCTGGAAGGCTACCTGCTCACCGGCCGTCATGGCTTCTTCGCCTCCTACGAGAGCTTCATCCGCGTGGTGGACTCCATGGTGGCCCAGCATGCCAAGTGGCTCAAGGTCTGCAACCAGCTGCCCTGGCGTCAGAGCATCGCTTCTCTGAACCTGATCCTCTCCTCCAACGTCTGGCAGCAGGACCACAACGGCTTCACCCATCAGGATCCCGGCTTCCTGGATCATATCGCCAACAAGAAGGCGGACGTGGTACGCCTGTATCTGCCGCCGGATGCCAACTGCCTGCTGTCCTGCTTCGATCACTGCATCCGCAGCCGTGACTATGTGAACGTGCTGGTCACCTCCAAGCATCCCCGGCCCCAGTGGCTGACCATGGAGCAGGCTGTGAAGCACTGCACCCAGGGCGTGGGTATCTGGGAGTGGGCTTCCAACGACGCCGGCCAGGAACCCGACGTGGTCATGGCCTGCTGCGGCGATACCCCCACGCTGGAGACCCTGGCGGCCGTCAGCATCCTGCGCAAGGCGCTGCCTGAACTGAAGATCCGTGTGGTCAACGTGGTTGACCTGATGAAGCTGGAGCCTGCCACCAAGCATCCTCACGGCCTCACCGACGCCGACTATGATGCCCTGTTCACCAAGGACAAGCCCATCATCTTCGCGTTCCACGGCTATCCGACCCTGATCCACGAGCTGACCTACAACCGCACCAACCGCAACCTGAGCGTCCATGGCTATCAGGAGGAGGGCACCATCACCACGCCCTTCGATATGCGCGTGCAGAACGAGATCGACCGCTTCCATCTGGTTAAGGATGCGGTGCTGCATCTGCCTCAGCTGGGCAACCGCGGCGCCTACCTGGTCCAGGAGATGAACGACAAGCTGGTGGAGCACAAGAACTACATCCACGAAGTGGGCCAGGATCTGCCCGAGATCCTGGACTGGAAGTGGGAGTCCTGA